A stretch of DNA from Nitratireductor thuwali:
GCTATTCCCAAAGCCCGCAGGTTCCCCCATTCGGGCTTGCTCATAGCGATCGCCTTGCGCACCTCGTTGGCTACAGCCTGGCTGATCTGTTCATTCAGAACGAACTGGCTGACCGGCAGGTGGTGCACGCTGCTGTGAAGCAAGCGGCGGTCGACGCTGGATACACGCAGCCGCACGTGCGTCGAGCCGGCATCGACCGCAATGACGTGTCCGGCTCCCCGTCCAGCGCGATAAACTGCGGCCTTGCGACCCAATGCGCCCTGCGCCGATCCCACCACCTCGACATAGCCCAGTTGCTCAAGTTCGGCCATCGCCGCGGACATTGTGGGCCGCGACAGGCCCAAGGCCACGCCAAGCTGAGGGCGGGTTGCCGGCCCTTCGTGCGCCAGCTTGCGGAAGACAGACCGGGCACTGGCCGTAAGCGACTGACTGAGGTCGGGAAGACGAAGAGTTTGCACGACGGCCCCGTTTCTGCTGTTGCGCGGATCGGGTCTATATGCACCGGGGAGCGTTGAAGGGCAATTTCGGCCAGGCGGTTGGACAGAACGTGCCTCTTGAGAGCGAGCCGGGCATTTCCTCCGGGTGATGTTCGCAGATGCGGTGCTGGCGAGCTGGGCCCGTCAAGTAGATGTATGCGTTCTCGACCATTCTGCCGTGCTCCTGCCGTTGGGAGCTCGCGCAGAAGCGTGACATTGTGCCAAGCTAACATCGCGGCTCACCACAGCTTTTAGTGGTTCAGCCGGAGGCTGGGGCCCATACCAGATGGCCGCCGCCGATATCGCGCACGTTCTGCCGGGGCGGCACATAATCAAGCGTGTGCGTCGAGCTCGGTAGATCCTCCGCCTTTTCCACGAAGGCGCGGCGCGGCAGCGAGGGATCGGCCACCGGTACCGCCTCCATCAGCTTCCGCGTGTATCGATGCTGCGGGTTCTCGAAGATCTGCGTACGGCTGCCCATCTCCACGAAGCGGCCCATATACATCACCGCCACCCGGTGGCTGATCTGCTCCACGACGGCCATATCGTGCGAGATAAAGAGGTAGGAGATGGCGGTCTCGTCCTGGATATCCTGCAGAAGATCGAGCACCTGTGCCTGGATTGACACGTCGAGGGCGGCGACCGATTCATCGGCGACGATCAGCTTCGGTGAGAGCGAAAGTGCACGGGCGATACAGATGCGCTGGCGCTGGCCGCCGGAGAACTCGTGCGGATATCGGCACATCTGGTCGGGCGAGAGGCCGACGCGGCGGAACAGATAGGCCACACGGTCGGTCAGTTCGCTGCCCTCCGCCAGCCCGTGGATCACCAGGGGTTCGGCCACCAGGTCGCCGACGCGCATGCGCGGATCGAGCGAGGCGTAGGGATCCTGGAAGATCATCTGCACGTCGCGCAGGATCGGCCGCATGGCTCTGGCGCGAAGGCCTTTTGTGGGGCGGCCGGTCACGCGAATCTCCCCCTGCCAGGGGATGAGGTTCAAAAGCGCCTTGCCCGTAGTGGATTTGCCGCAGCCGGATTCACCCACGAGCGACAGCGTTTCGCCGGGCTGGATGGCAAAGGAGATGCCCTCGACCGCGTGAACGCGCCGGACAGGCCGCTGCAGAATGCCGCCTTTAATGTCGAAGCGGACCGTGAGATCATTGACCTCGACCAGCGGCCCGTTGCCCTGCCGCGCCGGCCGATCCAATCTTTGCCGTTCCAAAATGCGCTTCGGTTGGCTCGTCCCCTTCATCTCACCGAGCCGGGGAACGGCGGCCAGAAGCCGCTTGGTGTAGTCATCGCGCGGGGTGGAGAAGATCACGCCCACGGGGCTGTGCTCCACCATGCGCCCGTGCTGCATGACCAGCACGTCGTCGGCCATCTCCGCCACCACGCCCATATCGTGCGTGATCAGCAGGACAGAGATGCCGCGGTCAACCTGCAGCTTGCGGATCAGCGCCAGGATCTGCGCCTGCACCGTCACGTCGAGGGCGGTGCTCGGCTCGTCGGCGATCAGGATTTCCGGGTTCTGCGCCAGCGCCATGGCGATCACCACACGCTGACGCATACCACCCGAAAGCTCATGCGGATATTGGCGCAGGCGCCGCTCGGGCTCGGGAATCTGCACTTGGTCGAGCAGTTCCACCGCTCGCCGCCGGACTGTCTGGACCGAGATCGCGCCATGGGCCGAGACGGCGCCGCCCAGTTGCCTGCCGATAGAGAGAATCGGGTTGAGCGAGGTCATCGGTTCCTGAAAGATCATGCCGATGTGCCGGCCGCGCACCTGCCGCATCTCCGCCTCCGGCAAGGCAAGGATATCGCGGCCGGCCAGACGTGCCGAGCCGCCGGCGAGCCGCGCCATCGGCTTCGGCAGGAGCTGCATCAGCGACAAGGCCGTCATGGATTTGCCCGAGCCGCTCTCGCCGGCAATGCACAGCGTCTTTCCGCGATCGAGCCGGAAGGAGAGGCCAGCCACCACGGTGCGTGCGCCGACAGGCGTGGCCACCTGCACGGTGAGACCATCCACTTCCAGAAGGCGGGAAGAGCTCTGTTGCATCATGCCGCCCAGACAGCTCCTATGCGCAGGCTCACGAGAAGACCACGCGCGGGAAGTAGAACGAGACCACCCAGTTCGGCTGGTCCACGATCTCGCTGATGCGCAGGTCCCCACACACCGAGCACAGCATGTAGGCCTCCTCGGGCGAGAGCCCGCGCGTGGCGCACAGAAGCTCTATCATGCCCGAGACGGCGGCTCTCGCGCCTTCCGTCAGGTCGGAGCCGATGCCGGTCGTCACTTCATAGCCCTCCGCATCCAGATGACGCGTCACCGGGCCCGGGGTGGTGAAGCGCGGCATGGACAGATTGGCTCCCTTCACCACGTCCAACCGCACCGCCACGTCCATGGCGCTTTCGATGGCAGTTCCACACACCTCGCCGTCGCCCTGGGCGGCATGGGTGTCGCCGATGGAAAACAGCGCTCCCTCCACCTCCACCGGCAGATAAAGCGTGGTGCCGGCGGCAAGATCGCGGATGTCGAGATTGCCGCCCACGCGGCGCGGCGGCACCACCGAGTGCAGCCCCGGCTCGGCGGGCGCCGCGCCGATCGTGCCGGCGAAGGGCTTCAAGGGCACTTTCGCTTGCTTGCCGTAAAGTGCCGGCGCGAGCTGCCCCGCGTCATAGGTCCACAGCGCCAGCGCCGGCTCCTTGAACTGGTCGGCGAGGAGCCCGAAGCCGGGAATGTTCGCTGTCCAGCCGAAGCCGGACGGCTTGAAGGACAGGATCTCCACCTTCAGCGCGTCGCCGGGCTGGGCCCCATCCACATGGATGGGGCCGGTGACGGGGTTAACCTTGGAGAAGTCCAGCGTCGCCACGTCGGCCACCGTGCTTTCGCGCGTGAAATGGCCGTTGCCCGAATCGAGGCAGTTGAACTCCAGCGTCGAGCCGGGCGCCACCTTCTCGGCGGGCGGGAACGAACGATCCCACCCGAAATGATGGTGGCGTCCGTGGATCGTATAGTCGCAGTTACTGCACATCTTCGGCGTAGACCTCGTCGTAGTGGACGGGGATGTGCACCGGGTCGACGAACAGCTTGTCGTCGCCGCCGATGCGCTCGGAGCGGATTGTGAAGCGCTCCTCGTTGAAGATCGGCGCCCAGGGGGCATCCTCCATGATCTTCAGGTAGATGTCGCGCCACATGGCCTCGCGCTCGCCGGCCATGGCCGGATCGACTATGGAATCGGCCTCGGCTGCCGCCGCGTCGAGCTCCTCGTTGCAATACCAGGCCCAGTTCCAGCCGCCCGGCACGGCCCCGTCGCAGCCCAGGATCGGGCCGTAGAAGTTGGACGGATCGGGGAAGTCGGCGATCCAGGCCATGCCGCCCGACCAGATCATCGGCGCCTGGTCCTCCTCGCCGCCGGCGGCGATCACGTTGGCCTGCGCCAGCGACTTGATGGAGGCCTCGATGCCGATCGCCTTCAGGTCCTGCTGGATGGCCTGGGCGATGCGCGGCTGCGGGTCGGTATTCATGACGAAGAGCTCGGTCTCGAAGCCGTCGCCGAGCCCGGCTTCGGCGAGCAGCGCCTTGGCGCCCTCGGGATCGTAGGGGTAACCCTGATAGTCCTCCGCATAGCCCGGCATGGTGGGCGGCAGGGGCTGGTTGGCGACCACGGCGCGGCCATTGATGATGCGCAGGATGCGATCCTTGTTGATGGCCATGTTGACGGCCTTGCGCACCTCTATCCTGTCGAAGGGCGGGATCTTCACGTTCATTGTCACATAGCCGGTGTGCAACTGTCCGCCCTGGATGATGAGATCCTTGAACTTTGGATCGTTCATCACCTCGATGAACTTGGCCGGCGGGATACCGTCGCCGGGCACGTCCACCTCGCCGTTCTGCAGGCGCAGCAGCGCCACCACCGGCTCCTGGCCGACTTCGAACACGATCTGGTCGAGCTTGGGCAGCCCCTCGTTCCAATAGTCCTGGAAGCGCTCGAAGACGAGGCGCTGGCCGAGTGTCCACTCGGCGAGCCTGAAGGCACCGGAGCCGACCGGGTGCTTGCCGAAATCGGCGCCGTGCTTCTCCACTTCTTCCTTCGGCACAACATGCGCGAAGTTGAGCGCCAGGACGTGCAGGAAGGTCGCGTCCGGACGCGAAAGCTCGAACCGGATGGTATAGGGATCGACCACGGTGACGCCGGACAGCCCCTCTGCGTTTCCGGCGGACGCTTCCTCGAAGCCCTTGATGGAGCCGAAGAAGCCGGCGCCGGGGCTCTGCGTCTTGGGATTGACCGTGCGCTCGATGGAGTATTTCACATCCTCGGCGGTCAGCTCGCGGCCGTTGTGGAACTTCACACCCTGGCGCAGCTTGAAGGTGAAGACCGTGCCATCCTCGGAGATCTCGTAGGATTCGGCAAGCTCCGGGCGCAACTCCGTGGTGCCGGGCTCGTAGTCCATCAGCCCGTCGAAGAGCGACTTGATCATCGACCAGTTCTGCCAGTCGTAGCCGATCGCCGGATCGAGGGTGGAGACGTCGTCCTTGTAGGTGACGGTCATGGAGCCGCCCTGCTTGATGTCCTGCGCAAAGGCAGGCGACAAGGCGGGGGAGGCGCAAAGGGCAGCGGCGGCAACGCCGGCCAGAAGCAGTCTTCTCATCTCAAACGTTCCCTTCTCTGGTTGCTGCGTGTTTCTTCTGCCCGCGTCATCGCAGCCTGATGCGCGGGTCGATCAAAGGTGTGATGAGATCGGCGATGAGGTTGCCGAGCACGATGGCGCAGGCCGAGACCAGCGTGACACCCATGATGATGGGAATGTCGACGCGCTGGATCGCCTGCCAGGCGAGCTGGCCGATGCCTGGCCAGCCGAAGACGCTCTCCACCACGACGATGCCCGACATGAACAGTCCGATGTCGATGCCGATCATGGCGATGATCGGCAGGATGGCGTTGGGGAGTGCATGGCCGAGCAGCACCCTGGCGCGCGCGATGCCGGCGGCGCGTGCGGTGCGCACATAGTCCTGGCGCAGAACCTCGATCAGCGAGGAGCGCATCATGCGCGAGTACCAGCCCGCGCCCAGGAATCCCAGCGTAAGCGACGGCAGCACGAGATGCGCGAAAGTGCCGTAGCCGCCGATCGGGAACCAGCCGAGCTGCACGGCGAAGATGTAGAGGAGCAGGATACCGATCACGAACTGCGGCGCCGAGACGCCGACGAAGGAGGCGACCATCAGCGTCTCGTCGATGCGCGAGCCGCGGTTCAGCGCGGCGACCACGCCCATAGTGAGCCCGAAGAGCAGCTCGCAGAAGATCGCGCCCGCCATGAGAAGCAGGCTCGCCGGCAGGCGCGAGGCGATCAGCGTCGAGACCTCCGTCTTCTGCAGGTAGGAGCGGCCGAGATCGCCGTTCAGCAGCCCGCCCAGATAGCGCAGATACTGCTCGTGGAAGGGCAGGTTGAGGCCGAGCTGCTGGCGGATGTTCTCCACCGTGGCCGCGGTGGCGCTGCGGCCGGCGATCTGGCGCGCCGGGTCGGCGGGCACGAGGTAGAGAAGCACAAAGGTGACGAAGCTGATGCCGATGAGGATCAGCATGGTCTGGATCAGCCGGCGGGCGACATAGGCGACCATCAGTGGCGCCCCTGCTGCGTGGGATCTAGGATGTCGCGCAGCGCGTCGCCCACCAGGTTGAAGGCAAGTGCCAGCGCCAGGATGGCTGCCCCCGGGATGAAGACAAGCCAGGGTGCGGAGGTGAAATAGGTCTGGTTCTCGAAGATGATGTTGCCCCAGGAGGGGATGGGCGGCTGCACGCCGATGCCGAGGAAGGAGAGTGTCGCCTCCAGAAGCACGGTGGTGGCGATGCCGAGCGTGGCCCAGACGATGATGGTGGAAAGCAGGTGCGGCAGGATGTGGCGGAAAAGGATGCGCCCGGCAGCGGCGCCCATGGCACGTTCGGCGACCACGAAATCGCGTTCGGCGACGGAACGCGTCTCGGTGTAGGTCACGCGGGCGATCTGCACCCAATTCACCATGGCAATTACCAGCGCCACAATCCACAGGCTGGGGCGGAAGATGGCGGCAAGCACGATGGCGAGCAGCAGGGCGGGGAAGGCCATCATCAGATCGGTGAAGCGCATAAGCACCGTGTCCACCCAGCCGCGGAAATAGCCTGCCGTGATGCCCACGAGCGAGCCGATCGCGACGGCTATGCCGTTGGCGACCACACCGATCACCAGCGACGTCCGCGCGCCGTAGATGAGGCGGCTGAAGAGATCGCGGCCGACGAGATCGGTGCCGAACCAGAACTGGGTGCTGGGCGGCAGCGGGGCGCCTTCGATGGTCAACCCCTCGAAGAACTGCTCATAGGGGCTGTAGGGCGCAAGCCAGGGTGCGAAGGCGGCCGCCAGCACCACGGCGGCAATGATGACCAACCCCGTCAGCGCCAGCGGACGGCGCAACAGGCGCGCCATGACAGATGGTGCGTTCACTGATGCGCCCGTCTCAACGACCGTTTGTGACATTCCTCCGCCCGTCCGTGTCGAAACCTTCTACGATACCCGCCGCGGCGTCCTCTATCGTGCGGCGCTCGGCCATGGCCGTCATGCGCAGCGTGTCGAAAGCGGTTCCGGCATCGCAGTTGTGCTTGAGCATCAAGATGGCCGTAGCCTCCGCCACCACCTGCCGTTTCGACAGGCGTTGCTTCAGCAGCGCGATCTCCTCCGCCTGTGTGCGGCGACGCGCGAAGCCCTGGCTTGCCACCACAAGCGCGCTGTAGAGACCGGCGCTGCCAATGGGCTTCAGAAGCTGGGCATCGGCCCCCTGGCCGATGGTCCAGGCGATGCGCCCGGGTGCTTCCGAGCCGATCAGTGCGATGACCGGCATTGGCGCGAGCCCCGGCGGCCAGGGAAACTGGCCGTCATGGCCCATGTCGGCGTCAATGAGCAGCACGCTAAAGGCACGCATCGCATCCGGGTCGTCGAGCGCCGGCCATGCCTGCTGGCCACTGATGCCGATGCGCGCGCATTGCGCGAGCAGCGCATCCACATTCTGGTGGGGCCGGTGCAGAATGAGGGCGCGCCAGCCGACGAAATTGGGGGTGTAGTGCGTCGCCGGACCCATCACACCACCCTCAGCTTCCGCGCGCCGGCAGCACGGTCGTAAATCCGCTGGAGTGGCGTCGCCGTCAGGAACGGGTCGGGTGCGATGGTGCTTTCACATTGGCGGACGACGTCGAAATCGCCGTCAGGTCGCGCCCGGCCGATATGTGCGCCGAGGCTGACATGGTTCGTCGCCCGGTCGACTTTTACCGGGCCGAGCGGGGTGACGATCTCGTGCGTGCGCACATCCTCCAGCACCGCTTGCGCTTCATCTGTCCCGGCACGCCCGATCGCCTCAGCAATCATGATCACGGCCGCATACGCCTGCACGAAGAATGCGTCGGCAACACGCCCGGGATTCCCTGCCTTCATGCGCTCGGCGAACAGGCTGTTTTCTTTGCTGGCGAGCGAGCGGAAATAGCTGGAGACGGTGTAGTGGCCGGCGGCTACCTCGCCCAAAAGGATGGTCTCGTTCTCGCACAGATTGCAGCTCACGACTGGGCAGCTTTCCGGCCGGAAGGCCTCGTCCTCCTCCCCCAGTGCGCGGTAGGCGGCAAGAAAGGCGTAAGACGAAGGTCCAATCAGATTGTTGAGAACGAAGTCGGGTCGCTTCTCACGGATCTCCTCGATCAGGTGACAAATATCCTCATCGCCGATCGGCACATAGCGTTCGCCCAGAACACTGCCGCCCGACCGGTGCAGGATATCGCGGGCGATCCTGTTGGTCTCCCAGCCCCAGATATAGTTGGAGCCAATCAGAAATGCGCGGGCACCGAAGCGCGGCACGATGTAGTCGAGCAGAGGCACCAGATGCTGGTTCGCACAGGCCGCCACGTAGACCAGATTGTCGGAGACCTCGAAGCCTTCATAGACGCACGGATACCACAAAAGCGCGTCGAGCTTCTCGACAACCGGGATCACCTCCTTCCGGCTCCATGAGGTGGTGCAGCCGACCACATGCTGCGCGCCGGTGCTGCGGATCAGGTCGCGGCAGAGCGCGGCATAGCGGTCGGCATTTCCTTCGGGATCGACGTGATACGCCGCCAGTTCGAAAGGGTAGGACGTGTCGGCATTGACGTCGGCAATTGCCGCCGCCGCACCGAAATAGCCTTGTTCGGCCGGCCGACTGTAGCCGCCGCTCCGTGAGAACAGAATTCCGACCGGATACGTAGCCACTTTCGTCCCTCAAAACGCAAAAGGCCCCGGCAGGAACAACAGTAGTCCTGACGGGGCCCAAATGCCAAAATCTTAAGAAACAACCGTAGCCAGCGAAACGAGACTGTCAAGACGGATCGTAACTTTTCGTGCAGGCGAGACCTTCGATAAGGCGTCCGAGAACGCCTGAAAGTCCACATCTGGACGCCGGGCACGGAATAGGCCCAACCGGTTCATCTCAATCTCAACCATGGCGTTCGCAGATCAATCGTTGGCGGCCATCGGCTGTGGAAGTTCCGGCGGATGTACTTTCAGTGTGGGAAGTCGATCAAGCAGATTTGCCGGACATTGCGGGCTTCCAGCAACTGTATCGATGTCTGCCAAGCGGTGTGCCCGCCAGCAGTTGTCCGGACTGGGTGAGCCGACATGTATCCTTGTGCGCTTGTGCCGCGGCGCATGACGAACCCCGGCGCTGAGCAGATCTGACAGGGCGTCTGCACAGAGCGATTCAGGCCAACTGAGCGAGTCGGCCCGTAGCGGTCTTCACCCAATCGAGACGTTTTTCGGGAATGAGGCCGTAGTTGTAGAAGTTCACCCCGTTGGCGCCGGCGGAGATGGCCGCTCGCGTCCGTATGGCAAGGGCATCACCGTTTTCCATCTCCGGGTAGAAGACGCGGAGCCCGACGCCGAGAAACTTTTCAGGACCGATGATGCCGCGTGCGTTGCGGAATATCCCGCTCACGGCTTCCGGCTCCATGCAATAGCAGCACAGGATCGCGCCATCGCAGGCACCTGCCGCCTCCTTGAGGTCCACACCGCCCAACCACCCGTCAGCAAGGTCGATGAGGACGACCCTGGTCTCAGGATGTGCAGCCGCGCGGATTTCCGTGATGAGTGACGTTACCGGTTTGCTGCGCCAGGCGAGGAAGGCGCGCAGATCTTCATGGGCATTGAAAGCATCGAGACCGGCTTCCGGGAAATCGGGAAACTGTTTTTCGGGAACTTCGCGCTCGCACATTGCGGCGATGAAGCGGTGGGCGGTTTTGCGCGCGCCTTCGGCATTGATTCCGGCTTTCTGTGCGCGCGCCATGCAATGTGCGCAGAAGCAGAGTGACAGGAGGAAATCATCCTCCGCATTGAGCCCGACACCGTCCTTCTCATGATGGTATTCATGGGCAAAACCCATGAAGTTCGGGCTCTCCAGCTCGATCATGTCCGGCCGGTAGCGTGTGCTGACATCCTGAACGAGCGTCGTCACATAGGCGCGGGCTGCTGGGCTCGACGGGCAGAGATTGTAATAATTCGGATTGCCGAAGGCATTGCGGGTCACGTGGTCAGGATGGAGCATGCCCAGCCGGGTGTTGTGCAGGCAGACCGTCCAGCAGGAGACCTTCATGCCGGTTTGCGCACGCGCATCGGTCAAAACTTTCAGCATGTCGCCGCGCTCTGCAACGTTGCGTGCCATAAGAGGTTTGATTTCCCGGTCCGCCCAAAGGGCCTCGTCAGGCTGGAAATAGACGGTTCCATCCTCGGGGAAATAGGCCTTCTGGTGCGGGCTGCGCGGTTGGAGAAAGCGGCCTGCATGGTAGGAGGTGGCAAGGCTTACGGTGTTGAGCCCGGCACGATCCCGCAGCTCGGCAACGGTTCCGGCAAGCCCCTGATCCTGCACATCCCAAGGATAGGTCCACATTGACAGATGCATAACGGGCATTCCTTAAATCCAACTTCAGTAGACCCCAGACGGGGCGGCGGAACGGGCTAGAGAACGCGGCCGAGACGCGTAGCTGTCTCGTTGTGGTCTTCAATGACCATGCCGCCATTGACGAACAGATGGCTGACACCGGACGGCAATTGCGATGGCTCATCGAAGGTGGCGCGATCCGTGATACTGTGCTCGAAGAGCACGACATCGCCCGCCATGCCGGGGCGCAGAAGCCCCCGGTCTGCAAGCGAAAAGCGCTGCGCGGCCATGGATGTCATGCGACGCACGGCCTCTTCCAGCGAGAACCAGGTTTTGTCGCGAACAAGCGGTCCGGCGAGGCGCGGGAAGGTTCCGAAGGCCCGCGGATGCGGCTTTGAGCCCGGGCGTGGAAGTCCGTCAGAACCGGCCATAAAAAGCCTGTTGCAGCAGGCCGCATGGAGGTCTTCTTCGGAAAGTTGGAACAGGATGATACCAGTCTGGCCGTCATCCTCCTCGATCAAGCGCAGCATGAGATCGAAGGGCTCGATTTCAAGTCTTGCCGCGGCTGCTTTCATATCGAGCCCTTCCAGATGCTTCAGGGACTCGAGCCGCACAGCAGACAGGCGAACATTCTCCCAACCGATGAGCGATACCTTGCTCTGGCCCGGAAATTCCGGTCCGCCCTGATTCACCCAGCGGCGCAGGACCATCCGTTGCGCGGGATCGGCAAGACGGCGGCGCAGCCCGGACAGCCCTCCCTCCATGGAGGCTGCGGGCAGAAGCTGGAGAATCCATGTGCTGCCGGCGGGGTAGGGGTACATGTCGAAGCTCACATCAATACCATCCCGGCGCATGGATTCCAGAAGCGAGATGGCATCGGGGATGCGGCCCCAATTGGGATGGCCGGCGGATTGCAGATGTGACAGGAGGCCTGCCGCACCCGATGCCCCCAGCACGCGCCCGAATTCCTCCGTGGCATCGAGCAGCCCTGCCTCATAGGAACGGATATGAGCGGCGAGCACCCGGCCATTACGTCCCACCGTCCGCCCGAGCGCGACCAGTTCGGCCTCATCGGCAAAGGCGCTCGGCGGGTAGACGAGCCCAAGTGACAGACCAGCAGCACCCTGCAGAAGCTGGGTTTCCAGAAGGCTGCACATGGCCTCTCTTTCCTCCGGCGTTGCAGGGCGGTCGTCATGTCCGATTATGGCGAGCCGCAGTGCCGCATGTCCCACAAGGGAGACGAGATTCACCGCGATGCCAGCGCCATCGGCCTCACAAAGCGCGTGGCGATAGCCATTGAGATCAGCAAAGATTTCGCTGTCTTTCGTTTCGCCCAAAAGACCGGAAAAGTGCTGGCGCAGATCCTCGCGGGATGTTGGCGTGGCGGGGTAGAGCGAGAAGGAGCAATTGCCCACGACGACGCTGGTGACGCCCTGAAAGGCCTTTTCGGGACGCCCGCGCTCACGCAGGCAGATCAGATCGTCATGGCAGTGGGCATCGATAAAGCCGGGTGCGGCATAGCGTTCGTCGGCATCCACCACGCGCGCACCGGACACCGGCAGGTCACGCCCGATGCGGGTGATGCGACCGCCAGACAACAGAATGTCGCCGCGATACCAGGGCGCGCCGGTGCCGTCGATGATGCGTGCTGCGCGAATGAGGGTATCGGTCATTCTATTCCTCTCAGGCCTCAATTGGTTCGGCCACCTGCATCAGGCAGTCGCCTGCCTGGCTGTCGCAGTGAAGCCGGTGGGAGATGACAATGCCGCCTTCGGCAAAATGCAATGCTTTCTCGGGTGCACCGATGCGTTCAAGGTCGTGGTACCAGCCGGCCAGGTCACCCGCCGCAACATGGTCACCAAGGCGGACTGCAGGCTCGAACCAGCCCCGCCGGCCTGCATAGATGCCCTGAGAGTGGCGGGACAGGGAAAGGAGTTGGAGCGGTGGGAGATCTTCTTCCAGGCTGGTGGAAAGCACCGGGCCGGAAACGATGCCGAGCGCGAGAAGCAGACGGTCGATGGCTCCGGCGGTAAAGGCCATGCTGTCGGGTGTCACTGTCCCGCCGCCACCAAATTCGCCGGAAAGGCCGATAGCGCCGGCTCTTCCC
This window harbors:
- a CDS encoding ABC transporter permease is translated as MVAYVARRLIQTMLILIGISFVTFVLLYLVPADPARQIAGRSATAATVENIRQQLGLNLPFHEQYLRYLGGLLNGDLGRSYLQKTEVSTLIASRLPASLLLMAGAIFCELLFGLTMGVVAALNRGSRIDETLMVASFVGVSAPQFVIGILLLYIFAVQLGWFPIGGYGTFAHLVLPSLTLGFLGAGWYSRMMRSSLIEVLRQDYVRTARAAGIARARVLLGHALPNAILPIIAMIGIDIGLFMSGIVVVESVFGWPGIGQLAWQAIQRVDIPIIMGVTLVSACAIVLGNLIADLITPLIDPRIRLR
- a CDS encoding ANTAR domain-containing response regulator; the protein is MGPATHYTPNFVGWRALILHRPHQNVDALLAQCARIGISGQQAWPALDDPDAMRAFSVLLIDADMGHDGQFPWPPGLAPMPVIALIGSEAPGRIAWTIGQGADAQLLKPIGSAGLYSALVVASQGFARRRTQAEEIALLKQRLSKRQVVAEATAILMLKHNCDAGTAFDTLRMTAMAERRTIEDAAAGIVEGFDTDGRRNVTNGR
- a CDS encoding ABC transporter ATP-binding protein encodes the protein MMQQSSSRLLEVDGLTVQVATPVGARTVVAGLSFRLDRGKTLCIAGESGSGKSMTALSLMQLLPKPMARLAGGSARLAGRDILALPEAEMRQVRGRHIGMIFQEPMTSLNPILSIGRQLGGAVSAHGAISVQTVRRRAVELLDQVQIPEPERRLRQYPHELSGGMRQRVVIAMALAQNPEILIADEPSTALDVTVQAQILALIRKLQVDRGISVLLITHDMGVVAEMADDVLVMQHGRMVEHSPVGVIFSTPRDDYTKRLLAAVPRLGEMKGTSQPKRILERQRLDRPARQGNGPLVEVNDLTVRFDIKGGILQRPVRRVHAVEGISFAIQPGETLSLVGESGCGKSTTGKALLNLIPWQGEIRVTGRPTKGLRARAMRPILRDVQMIFQDPYASLDPRMRVGDLVAEPLVIHGLAEGSELTDRVAYLFRRVGLSPDQMCRYPHEFSGGQRQRICIARALSLSPKLIVADESVAALDVSIQAQVLDLLQDIQDETAISYLFISHDMAVVEQISHRVAVMYMGRFVEMGSRTQIFENPQHRYTRKLMEAVPVADPSLPRRAFVEKAEDLPSSTHTLDYVPPRQNVRDIGGGHLVWAPASG
- a CDS encoding transporter substrate-binding domain-containing protein, which gives rise to MATYPVGILFSRSGGYSRPAEQGYFGAAAAIADVNADTSYPFELAAYHVDPEGNADRYAALCRDLIRSTGAQHVVGCTTSWSRKEVIPVVEKLDALLWYPCVYEGFEVSDNLVYVAACANQHLVPLLDYIVPRFGARAFLIGSNYIWGWETNRIARDILHRSGGSVLGERYVPIGDEDICHLIEEIREKRPDFVLNNLIGPSSYAFLAAYRALGEEDEAFRPESCPVVSCNLCENETILLGEVAAGHYTVSSYFRSLASKENSLFAERMKAGNPGRVADAFFVQAYAAVIMIAEAIGRAGTDEAQAVLEDVRTHEIVTPLGPVKVDRATNHVSLGAHIGRARPDGDFDVVRQCESTIAPDPFLTATPLQRIYDRAAGARKLRVV
- a CDS encoding ABC transporter permease, coding for MSQTVVETGASVNAPSVMARLLRRPLALTGLVIIAAVVLAAAFAPWLAPYSPYEQFFEGLTIEGAPLPPSTQFWFGTDLVGRDLFSRLIYGARTSLVIGVVANGIAVAIGSLVGITAGYFRGWVDTVLMRFTDLMMAFPALLLAIVLAAIFRPSLWIVALVIAMVNWVQIARVTYTETRSVAERDFVVAERAMGAAAGRILFRHILPHLLSTIIVWATLGIATTVLLEATLSFLGIGVQPPIPSWGNIIFENQTYFTSAPWLVFIPGAAILALALAFNLVGDALRDILDPTQQGRH
- a CDS encoding ABC transporter substrate-binding protein, with translation MRRLLLAGVAAAALCASPALSPAFAQDIKQGGSMTVTYKDDVSTLDPAIGYDWQNWSMIKSLFDGLMDYEPGTTELRPELAESYEISEDGTVFTFKLRQGVKFHNGRELTAEDVKYSIERTVNPKTQSPGAGFFGSIKGFEEASAGNAEGLSGVTVVDPYTIRFELSRPDATFLHVLALNFAHVVPKEEVEKHGADFGKHPVGSGAFRLAEWTLGQRLVFERFQDYWNEGLPKLDQIVFEVGQEPVVALLRLQNGEVDVPGDGIPPAKFIEVMNDPKFKDLIIQGGQLHTGYVTMNVKIPPFDRIEVRKAVNMAINKDRILRIINGRAVVANQPLPPTMPGYAEDYQGYPYDPEGAKALLAEAGLGDGFETELFVMNTDPQPRIAQAIQQDLKAIGIEASIKSLAQANVIAAGGEEDQAPMIWSGGMAWIADFPDPSNFYGPILGCDGAVPGGWNWAWYCNEELDAAAAEADSIVDPAMAGEREAMWRDIYLKIMEDAPWAPIFNEERFTIRSERIGGDDKLFVDPVHIPVHYDEVYAEDVQ
- a CDS encoding acetamidase/formamidase family protein, which produces MCSNCDYTIHGRHHHFGWDRSFPPAEKVAPGSTLEFNCLDSGNGHFTRESTVADVATLDFSKVNPVTGPIHVDGAQPGDALKVEILSFKPSGFGWTANIPGFGLLADQFKEPALALWTYDAGQLAPALYGKQAKVPLKPFAGTIGAAPAEPGLHSVVPPRRVGGNLDIRDLAAGTTLYLPVEVEGALFSIGDTHAAQGDGEVCGTAIESAMDVAVRLDVVKGANLSMPRFTTPGPVTRHLDAEGYEVTTGIGSDLTEGARAAVSGMIELLCATRGLSPEEAYMLCSVCGDLRISEIVDQPNWVVSFYFPRVVFS